A window of Aequoribacter fuscus genomic DNA:
ACAACCACCGATCGACGCTGGTGATTGCGGTGGATTACGGTGGTCGTTGGGATATCGCGCAAGCGAGTTTGCGCCTCGCGGCTGACATTCAGGCCGGGCGCGTTGATGCAAACAGTGTCAACGAGACGATGATGTCTGAGTATCTGGTAACTGGGCATCTGCCCGAGCCAGATTTGTGCATTAGAACCGGCGGTGACGCCAGAGTCAGCAATTTTATGCTGTGGCAATTTGCGTACACCGAGTTTTATTTTACCGACACATTGTGGCCTGATTTTGACAGAACAGCCTTTGAGCACGCTTTGATAGATTTTGGTAGCAGAGATCGACGGTTCGGTGGTCGGAACGAGGAGGTTGCCCATGTTAATGGCTAGAATTGCCACGGCAGTGCCTCTAGCACTCATGTTCATCGGCCTGGTTTTGTTCGCATCGCCTTCTTTGCTTGCTGCTGTCTTTGGCTTGTTTGTACTCATGGGTGCGTGGGAGTGGACGCGGCTATCAGGACTTGCCTCATTCGTTTTGCGCAGTCTATTTTTAGTGTTGATTGTGGCAGGGTTGATCGCAGGCAGTGTGCAATTGCAATTGTTGGCGCAGGTTCAGCGCTTAAATGTGCAGTCAGTGATGGGCGTTGCATGTCTGGCTTGGGCAGTGGCGATGCTCTGGATTAAAGGCTATCCGAGTAGCGCGATTTTATGGCGCAGCCGAGTCATGCGCTTAATCATGGGTTACCTGATGCTCGTGCCTGCCTGGATTGCTGTTATGTTCTTGCTGAGCGTCCCCTTGGGGCGAGTGGTTTTGATTTGTATGGTCGCAACAGTTGTTGTGGCAGATGTCGGTGCCTATTTTTCAGGCCGACTCCTAGGGCGTCACAAACTCGCGCCAAACGTGAGTCCGGGCAAGACATGGGAGGGCTTTTGGGGCGGTTTTCTGGCCTGTGCTGGCTTTGGCGTTTTGCTTTGGTGGTTGCGTCCGGTTGAAGTTTCGCATTTAAATTTGGCTGCAATTTTGGCCATAACGCTGGCAACGGCTCTCGCCTCAGTTGTTGGCGATCTGAT
This region includes:
- a CDS encoding phosphatidate cytidylyltransferase gives rise to the protein MLMARIATAVPLALMFIGLVLFASPSLLAAVFGLFVLMGAWEWTRLSGLASFVLRSLFLVLIVAGLIAGSVQLQLLAQVQRLNVQSVMGVACLAWAVAMLWIKGYPSSAILWRSRVMRLIMGYLMLVPAWIAVMFLLSVPLGRVVLICMVATVVVADVGAYFSGRLLGRHKLAPNVSPGKTWEGFWGGFLACAGFGVLLWWLRPVEVSHLNLAAILAITLATALASVVGDLMVSMVKRESGHKDSGNLLPGHGGVLDRLDSICGAAPIFALGYMLANW